The Candidatus Binatia bacterium genome includes the window AACATCATGGCCGCCTGCGCGAAGCACGTCTTTCTCGTCACGGACGAGCACAAGCTCGAGGCGACGGTCCGGACGGCTTTCCACATCGCGCGGAGCGGGCGGCCGGGCCCCGTCGTGGTCGACATCCCGCGCGACGTCCAGCTCGCCGAGGTGACGTTCCACGGTTCCTCGATGCTCCACTTCCGCGGCTACGCCGAACGGATGGCGGAGCTCGAATCGAGCCGCATCACGGCAGCGGAAGCCGAGGCTTTCTTCCGGCTCCTCGGACGCAGCGAGCGACCTCTCATCTACGCCGGCGGCGGGGTCATCCACGGAAACGCCGCAGCCGAGCTCCGTGCCTTCGCGGAGCGGTTCGGCATCCCCGTGGTGACGACGCTCATGGGGATCGGTGCCGTGGACACGACGAGCGAGCTCTCCCTCCACATGCTCGGCATGCACGGCACCGCGTACGCCAACTACGCGGTCGAGGACTGCGACTTTCTTTTCGCCGTGGGGGCGCGCTTCGACGACCGCGTGGCGGGAAAAGCCAAGGAGTTCGCACCTCACGCGAGGGTCGCACACCTCGACATCGACGCCTCGGAGATCGGCAAGGTCAAACACGTCGACTGGGCGCACGTGGCGAACGCGAAAGAAGGGCTCGCACAGCTTCTCGAAGCCGGGAAGGACTTCCACAAGGATTTCTCCCGCTGGCGGAACTACGTGCAGGAGCTCAAGCGCCGCTACCCGCTCAACTACGACCGCAGGGCCAAGCGAATCCAGGCACCGTACGTGCTCGAGACGCTCAACTCGCTCACCCGGGGCGAGGCGATCGTGTCGACCGGCGTGGGCCAGCACCAGATGTGGGCGGCACAGTATCTCGATTTCCGCCGGCCCCGGACGTTTCTCACCTCGGGCAGCATGGGAACGATGGGGTTCGGCCTGCCCGCGGCCATCGGGGCTCAGCTCGCCAACCCCGGTGCGCTCGTCATCGACGTGGACGGCGACGGGAGTATCCGGATGAACCTGGGCGAGCTCGAGACCCTCACCACGTACGAGATTCCGGTCAAGGTGCTGCTGCTCAACAACTTCGGCGACGGCATGGTCCGGCAGTGGCAGGACCTCTTCTACTCGAACCGCTACAGCGGGTCGGACAAGACGCTCCACAAAAAGGACTTCGTGAAAGCAGCCAAGGCCGACGGCTTCGGCTTCGCCAAGCGAGTCACCAGGACTGCGCAGGTCCGCCCCGCGCTCGAAGAGTTCCTCCGCTTCGAAGGGCCCGCCTTCCTCGAGGTCATCGTGGACCCGAACACGCACGTCTACCCGATGGTGCCTCCGGGGATGGGCTACAAGGACATGATCACGGGGAAGTTCATCCCGAGCCGGGTACCGAAGCCACAGAAGACCGAAGAACCCGAAGGGTATCTCTGAGCGGGCCGGAGCCGGACCTGCGTCGAGGTGGGGCGACCGCCCTCCGAATGCACGACGCGTCCCGTCCGACCACGGCCACCCGGAGGGACGCGCTCCGTCGCGTCCGGGGGGCGGGGACGCGCCACCCATGAACAAGGACCCGACAGAGCGGGTCCCTCCGACGACCACGGCCACGACAGAGCGTGGCCCTCCGAGAGGGAGATGCCTGTCAAGGGATTCCGTCCGGGGGTCTCTCAGGGAAAACCACCCTCGCCTCCACGCCTCCTTCCGGAAGGTTCCGCAGCTCGATCGAAGCCCCGTGCGCGTCGGCGATCTTCTTTGCGATCGCGAGACCGAGACCCGTGCCGCCCGCGCGCCGGCTGAAAAACGGTTCGAAGACGTGCGGTAGGTCGTCCGGGGCAATCCCCGTCCCGCGATCCCTGACCACGCAGGCGACACCGGACGAGTCGAGAAAAGCCCGCACCTCGACGGAACCTCCTTCGGGCGAATGCCGCACGGCGTTGTCGACGAGGTTCCGGAAGAGCTGAACGAGGCGCGTCCTGTCCATGGGAATCGTGGGAAGCCCTTCGTCCACCTCGAGCGTGATCTCGACTCCCGAACGGCGTGCGAGCTCCGCACAAGACGCCACGGCCTCGTGCAGGACGTCGGCCGGGGAGCCCGGTTCCCGTTCCGACGATTCGGGCCGGCCGTACTCCAGAAGCTCCGCGACGAGCGTCTCGAGGCGGGCGATTTCCCGCCGCAGGACGTCCAGGTGGTTTCTCAAGGCCTGGCCGCTCGTGGCCGCGACTTCCAGGGCGTCGAGCGTGGCCGAAATACCGAAGAGCGGATTTCGGATCTCGTGCGCCACGCGACCCACGAGACTTCCTACGGCCGCCATGCGCTCGCGCAGCGCGAGCTCCTTCTCGAGACGTTCCTTTTCGGCCAGAGCCCTCTTGTGCTCCGTAATGTCCTTGAGCACGGTGAGGACGGCCTTCCGGCCTCCGAAAACGACGGGGCCGGACGTCACCTGAGCTTCGACGATGCCGCCATCCGGCCGCTGGAGCGTGAGCTCGAGGA containing:
- a CDS encoding acetolactate synthase; its protein translation is MEIFAKSTDRGPAHAGAPARAARHPLAGTRMKGCDAILQVLADEGVDTIFGYSGGAILPTYDAIFRYNQTHSKEIRLVVPATEQGAGFMAAGYARSSGRVGVSLVTSGPGATNSVTPVRDSQADSVPMVLICGQVPRSAMGTDAFQEAPVFNIMAACAKHVFLVTDEHKLEATVRTAFHIARSGRPGPVVVDIPRDVQLAEVTFHGSSMLHFRGYAERMAELESSRITAAEAEAFFRLLGRSERPLIYAGGGVIHGNAAAELRAFAERFGIPVVTTLMGIGAVDTTSELSLHMLGMHGTAYANYAVEDCDFLFAVGARFDDRVAGKAKEFAPHARVAHLDIDASEIGKVKHVDWAHVANAKEGLAQLLEAGKDFHKDFSRWRNYVQELKRRYPLNYDRRAKRIQAPYVLETLNSLTRGEAIVSTGVGQHQMWAAQYLDFRRPRTFLTSGSMGTMGFGLPAAIGAQLANPGALVIDVDGDGSIRMNLGELETLTTYEIPVKVLLLNNFGDGMVRQWQDLFYSNRYSGSDKTLHKKDFVKAAKADGFGFAKRVTRTAQVRPALEEFLRFEGPAFLEVIVDPNTHVYPMVPPGMGYKDMITGKFIPSRVPKPQKTEEPEGYL